TCTGGAAAATCAGCCGAATGTTCAGGCCGGTACGTACAACAAACTACTCCCTCTTGATACAcggctcttatattatgggacggagggagtattttatacAATCCCAGATTTTTGttttctctatctctactactataATACAGCAGTTTTTGAACTTCCGATTTACCACCATGTGTACAGTGTTCCCGCCAAACTTCACCTCAAAATAGTGTGAGTCGTCGATTCTGCAGATCCAACGGACTAAGAAGGAGCGAATCCAAAGAAAGGTGGCCGTCGATATGGGTACATCTGACGGCTCAGACTGTTTTTGTTTCTGTCAGGCCCTTCTCGATTCTTCTGGACTGAACTCCTCCCGCACACCATCCGTTGCTCTGCACAGGCGGACGTCCTCCTCCGCTCCAAGCATGCACCAGCAGCCGCTGGCTCACCCCCAGTCCCCCACCTTCCGCCTCTCTCGACGAAGGCAATCTTCTCTATTATATTCCGCCGATGGCTTCGCACCGTCCTGTCATACGTACTATATTCACTCATTTTACGTGGGTAGTACTCGTACAAGCTAGAAGTATCCAGACAGGTGTGCATGCAAAGGCTATCAGCCTATAGTACAACACTAGCAATTTACTACTCACGCGTGTATTGTTAAATGCATGCACGGAAGCATTTCTTATTTTTATCAAAGTAAGTAATTATACTATAGGAAATAGTATTACACGTGGTTGCTGGTCGTCGTGAGAAATAGTCAAATAACCAGCAGAAAATTTAGATTTACATTTTACTTTATTTTTCCCAACAGGATGCTAAGTTATTTAAAAAGTTGTGAGGTCGAGGACACACAGATTAAATGCAATTTATAGAACTCTGAATTAATTGTGTGAAAAGGTGGAAGTTATTACATCAAACTTTTTTCTCTATATTAAGTttgaattaaaaaaacaaaaagattTCATTGACATGTCAATAACATTTATTTGCTTTCAAAAAGATATGCTCTGTCTAATGATTCTTCATATAGAAATTGGTTCTGATACTATGATTTGATGTGAAGAGCAAAAAAAAAATGTTTACACGAGTTCCCATTAGAAAAGGCACATGTACTTTTTGAAAGTTACACGATAATTCTATCATAATATAGGATATTTAGTTTAATTTGAATGATTTAGTATTGATTACAGATGATAATATAACGTGCAAAGCACGTACAAATTACTAGTACCTGTCGTCCGAATTCTGATGATTCAAACAGCAGAGTCCTAAGAGCAAAGGCAGTTAATTTCGACCGTTCTCTCTATCAATAATAGTCCTTGAGGTCCAAATTTTGAGCATTCTCTCTAAAACCGGCAGTCTCAAGAGCAAACGCCGAGTTATAATTTGGACCCATTTTTCTTAGTTTTGACCCTTTTCTGGACTCTCGGGTCCTAATCCCTAACAACATAAATGGACCACCATTTATTCCCCTGCATTCTTCAGAGTTTCAGGCTATTTACGGTTCCAATCCTACCATCACCATTACTGCATTACACCACCGCCAATTTGCCGTTTTCACTGATTAAGATACTCCGTTTAGCTCCAGCCGAAAACATAAGTGGACAAAAGAGAAATTGACCCGGTGACATCGAAATGAAGTCGACGAAAGAAACTGGTGAGAAAACGGCATCTGGGTTCTGTTCTGAAGACTATATGGTACGAAAACGTCGTCCTCAGGAAAACGAAGCATAGGCACAGGCTGTCTGTGATTGGTTGCTTAACTTGAATCGAGTTTTATGGTTATAATAACATTATTAGAAAGACTGTTTGTGTTGGTCGGAGATGGACCCTGCATTTAAGCAGCTGCATGTTTCGAACTACTCCACAGTTTTGCCTTTTTTGGGCGTTGAAGGTTGAACTACGTACTCTACTGTTGCCGTCAACAGTTCAACACAAGTACAAGTATACTCAGGAATGGAACATTAACTATCCAGCATCGCCACATTATTCATTCACTTCGGATTAGATCAGGAAAATATGGCCAGAACACgtggaaaggaaataaataagaaatgtTCTTTGGCCGTGGAAATTCCATGTCCCTTACTTTCTCGCACGCCCTGTTCCACCCGTCTGATCGATGGCTCAGTTCACTTTGATAGGCCGCGTCACGTGTGACCGAAAATGTCGTCGAGAAAAAGGCGGAGGAGCAGGTGAAGGAAAAGGGAAGGCCGGGAGGAGGAAAACAGCATACACCAGCACACGGCATGCAAATGCAACCTCAACCTCTCTAGTACCATTTTGCTTTGAAGGTAAAAAGGAGATCTTTTATATTGTTTCTACTATCTATGAACGTGGAGATGGACGTGTGGTGGTGCTAGATAGAGGATATCGACCAACAAGTTGGCATATGCTCCCTCCCTAAAGTAAAGTAAATTGATATAAAAGCGTTTGAATCACTATTTTAATAATCTAAACGCTCATATATCACTTTTGCAGAGGGAGTACGTACTAGGCAGCAATTTCATGCCCAGCACAAAGATAATAATAGTATTGTTCTTTGATACTAGTAGAAAAGAGGATGCGGCTTTCTGTTCGTACGGTTGTTTCCTGATCGAGAACATTTTTGGTCACTTGGTATATGCCATGATCTCTGTATTTTTTTAATTACAAGAGATCCCTACCGGTGATATACTGATATActacggcgaggccgaggcgggtaGCCGGGACTGGCCGGCGTGAGCTGAATCGTATAAGTATAACATGCTGTGCATACCTGGTAAGCGGAGGAGCCGGTGCCGAAGACGAACCCCGGGGGGAAGTCGCCCTTGGTGATGGCCGCCGCGGCTGCCCCTTGAGACGCGACGGCGAGTAGGAGGAAAAGGACGCTGGAGAGcgccctcgtcgccggcatccGGCCCGCCGTCCTCATCGCCTATATATAGACAGCGGTTGCTAGCTCTGTCGTTTCGCCGGCCACCGCGCGCTGTTTCCTCGGCGGTGGTGGTGGGTGATGAACTGACGGTCTCTTTATATGCCGTTCCCGGTGCCCTGCGGCCGCTGAAACTTGGGAATGGCACGGCTGCGAGTGCGTGTGTGTATGTGTGGTATAGGACTGGCGTCGGCGTCATGGTCGGCCGTCGGAAGAAAAGGAATCTGGCCTCCTGGCCTGTGACCTCGCCGGACCGGCTGCGTGTAACGCCAGGCAGAGCGGACGGAGCCGCACGCAAGCGGGCTGGCAGCGAGAGACCGCCTTGTGGGGCCCAGGCCGACCACGTCGGCTGACCACCGCCCCCGCCCACGTCGACCCACTGATCCTGCGACTTCCAAGCCTAGCTAGCGGCGCAGCTGTACTCGGCTGAAAAAGTCACAGATTCACAGCCTACTTTTTTAGCGAACTGCTTTGGTTTAGTTAATGAAAATTATAATTTTGCCCCTCGAATTCACAGGAAGCCGACATCAGGTCCTCATCTTTTCCTTTTGTCGACGACATGCAGTCCATCATCATGGGTTCAAAACCGGAGACATTTCATCCGAACCCACATACAGCAAGTGAATTGTAAAAAACATCGACATTGAAGTCTAGGATTACAGAAACTACACTTCTACAATTTTATGCCAAAAACCACTAATTCCGAGgttattttttttttgcaaaaaacactagtcGCTCGATTAGACCGTTGTGAGCACaattatgacaggtgggtcccgctaaACAGGGTGATGTGGCATGACATAACATGTTGCAAATAGGTAGAATAGCATAGACTAAAGTGTAAAAAGCCCTAAAAGGATAAGGCCATTAAAAAAAAACATCCACCCCGTGCGTTTTCACTGCCCAGCCGCCATGGCAGACCACGCTGCCGTAAGCCAAGCCACTGCCACCACCGCCGGAAGCCACCCCTCCGGATCCGGCCGCCTTCTCCAGCCAGCCCGCCGTTGTGGCctccacccctccctcccctccggaTTCGGCCGCATCGGGCCGCCGCCGTCGCTAGCTGGCCCGTCGTCGTGGCCTCCACCCCTCCTTCCCCTTCCGGATCCGGCTGGCGAGGTCATTCATCCACCGCAGGCGGCGCGAGTAGCTGCAGGTGGCCCGCCTCCGTGCCCCGCCGTCCTAACAGACACCACCGACCACGCACGGGAAGGGAGTGGAGGCCACGCCGCTGTCGCCAGCCGACCCGCTGCCGGAATTCCCCTGCGCCCCGCCGCCAGAGCAAGCAACAACTCCGCCGGTCACGCTCGGGGAGGGAGTGGCCTGATGGAAGACGAAGGTCAGAGGACCCGGTTGCTTTTTTTAGGGGTCCTTTTACAAAATAAAATCGTGTCGGGATGTAATTGACTGTTTCTTTTGTCATGTCACCCTGTTTAGAGGGACCCATCAGTCATAATCGTGCTTAAAACGGCCTAAGCGAGCAACTTGTGGTTTCTGCAAAAAATTAGCCTGGGAATTAGTGTTTTTTGGCATAAAACTGTAGACTTGTGATTTCTGCAAGACTGTGCTTCAATGTCGATGTTTCTGCACTGTTTTCTCTTCCCTCCCCATGTCTCGAATACAGCAGCAGCATTTTCTCGAGCACCTTGAGTGCGTTCGCCCTGGCCCTGCACACCAACCACAACCTGCCTGAGCTCGAGGCCGGCGATCACGTGGTAGCCGCACCACGGCCACCGCCGCGCGAGGACCGGCGTTACTTTATAAAGCGCCACCCTGCCGGAATGAGTTCTTTTTTTGTTCGAAATCTGACCCTTTCGTGATAGTTCAACCACATCCAGTTTCTGTTCTAAACTACTCCTAATGTTGGAATCTGGCCCGCATATCGGCTCCAGAGAGTCCCAATTCTCTTCAGCACTGAACTCGTTTCCCTTTCTGGCAAGATGATGGTGACAACAGACCTGCCAAGTTGGGCTTGCAGTTGAGGGGCACTACATTGTTTGGTCGATACTCCGTACAACACAATGACAACATCAGGAGGCTCTTTGTTTGGTCAGCACAGCATGTGTGTGCGGCCTTGTTCATCTTCACAGCCAATGAATATGTATATACTCATACTATACTATTGAATGAAAATTAAGATTTTGCAGCACTGCAGGCTCTGTTTAAATGCAGGTACGTGGTGATTTCGATCTCGAACTGCTGACTGGATCCAACACCTTGTATATCGACATATTAATATTTTCCGCATACACATCAACACAGACATATACATTTAGGAACAATCAAACCCAAAGAAGCAGAGACCTGTATATAAACCCTACTGCCCAAGCAAAATTCAGTTACCATCCAAAAACAACACCCAACCATCTTCCCAGGCTTATTCGCCGTCCATCCTCCTCTCCGTGTGCTACAGAAGCATGAAGAAGTGTGCCAAGATCACTGGGAATATGCCTGGCCGGGGAGAGCCACCGGCCTCAGCTCGCCGCCACGGAGGAAGCCGGTGAACCACTTGGCGGAGTGCCTCTGGTACCTCGTCCTCTCCTCGGAGTTGAAGTCGACGCCATAGAGGCCGAAGCCCATGCGGTAGCCAAACAGATACTCGAACACGTCCAGAAACGACCACACGAAGTAGCCCTGCACGTTCGACCCGTTCCTGATCACCCAGCAACAGAGAGGAGAATGGTCAGATAGCTGCTGTATGAATATGTTTCAGGTGTCGTGTTACTCTTGTACTAAGATGAATGTGTTGGTACCTGCTGGATTCGAGGGTCGCCTCGATGTAATCCTGCAGGTACTGCGACCTGAACTCGTCGTCGGGGGCGTTCCCAGCAGAGGGATCAGCAATGCTAGCAGCTCCTGTAACATTTTGGACATGATATTTCAGGTTCGTGATTCCTTGGGATCATGATGTTTTAGGGCAGCTGAAAGTTCTGTTTTAGTATAATTTACCGTTCTCATGGATCATGACTATAGGGTTCTTGTATTTGAGCTGGAGATGCtccagcattttcttcagagcccacGGTGTCGATGTCATGAAATCGCTTTTCAACCCAAACAGGAGCTGTTACAGTTTAATTTTAGCCACACAGACGTACATATGATTCAGTTATGTTGGGAAAAAAGTTCATTTCCCAACTAAATTGATTATTAGGGATGAAATGCATTGTATCGTCAAATACCTGGTTCTTCTTCAAAAATGGCACTGCAAGAATACATTTGCAGAAGAGTTAGGTTAATCCATTTCTCTCATTGCACTACTGTGGCAGATATAACACATGACAGGACTTTAGGTTATTAGAATTCTTACTGTCATATTTCACGGCTGCATCGCCCATGTAATCTCTCAGCTCATCATCCAGCTTGCTAAGATCAGCCTTCACATATACCGCAATGTAGTGGTTAAATCCGACAAAATCGAAAGATCCGAGCAGCCTCTTCAGTTCTTCGTCGGTGAATGATGGTAGCCTGGACCCAACATTTTTCCTCATCACTGGGGGGTAATCTCCGTGCACCAACGGATGCATATACCTGTGCCATGTTCAGATGATGTTTAGTTGTAGTTACACACAAATTATAGCCGTTACTATGAAACTTGAGTCCTATAGAAGAAGAGACCATCCAATGTGAAAGTCGTTCATCCTTTCAGCTGCTGCTATATCCTCAGGTGTTTGTGTCGCAGGCTCGTACCACCAACCGAGCAATGTGAGTCCAATATTTCCTCCTTGCTTGGCCTGATTATAAAGAAATAGAAGGGAATATTACACCTGTGAGAATGGCTATCCCAGATAAACAGTTATAGTTCAGTAAAAGGTGGCATGGTTCCTAACCTGATACTTCTCTTTATACAGGGAAGCTGCTGAGGCATGTGCAAGCAGAAGATGGTGAGCTACTATGTATGGCTCTGTGGTAGAGTTGCCGTTGTCGCAACTGAGGAAGCCGAAGGGGAATGAGCATCGCCGCGGTGGGAGGATACCCTGATCGTACCCGCCAATCGGCTCGATGTTTGGCTCATTGACAGTGCTCCAGTATTTCACCCTGTCGCCGAAGTTCTTGAAGCACACTTCTGCATACGCTGTGTAGTCATCTCTGCAACCATGTGACATAAGGCAGAATGCAACATTTATTCTTCATCTCTTCATGCAATGGCACTTGTGATAGTGATGTTAATTAGTGGGGCAAAGAAGAAAGTACATGAATTTGCGACTAAGCATCCCGTTGTATTCGTCTTGAAGAGCCTGAGGGAAGTCGAAATGATATATCGTGACGTGAGGCTGGATTCCTACACGAAGCGGAGAAAGATGCATGAGTTACTCATGTGCAGCTGGGCATCTGAAAATTCTTTAATTATTATTCTTTGGATAAGGATTCAGTCTGCCAAGGATTAAATACCATGAGCCAGGAGTTGATCGATAAGATTGTTGTAGTACTCCAGTCCCTTTGGATTGACAGCTCCACGGCCATCTTCATGGATTGCAAACAAAAGTCAGTGAAGCGCCTAGCCAACTTTTCTGGCACACCTTATTCAGCAAGTGTTTATTGGACAAATGGCTGTACTATGACTGTGGGTATGGCCTTACCGGGAATAAGGCGAGGCCAGGCAATGGAAAATCTGTAGGCATCGACTCCCATGTCGCTCAAAAGCTTTACATCTTCCTGTTGTCAAACACAAAATCAGCTGTAAGATTAGCACCAAAATCTTGGTCTGAAAAGTCATCCATTTAACATCACTTGGTCTCACAAACTGACCTTGTACTTATGATACTGATCTGCAG
This window of the Triticum aestivum cultivar Chinese Spring chromosome 5D, IWGSC CS RefSeq v2.1, whole genome shotgun sequence genome carries:
- the LOC123122136 gene encoding beta-glucosidase 31 yields the protein MMAAAKALSSLVLVLLLAVASQEAAATITKRDFPPGFIFGTGSSAYQIEGAVAEDGRKPSIWDTFTHSGHSVDGSNADVTADQYHKYKEDVKLLSDMGVDAYRFSIAWPRLIPDGRGAVNPKGLEYYNNLIDQLLAHGIQPHVTIYHFDFPQALQDEYNGMLSRKFIDDYTAYAEVCFKNFGDRVKYWSTVNEPNIEPIGGYDQGILPPRRCSFPFGFLSCDNGNSTTEPYIVAHHLLLAHASAASLYKEKYQAKQGGNIGLTLLGWWYEPATQTPEDIAAAERMNDFHIGWYMHPLVHGDYPPVMRKNVGSRLPSFTDEELKRLLGSFDFVGFNHYIAVYVKADLSKLDDELRDYMGDAAVKYDMPFLKKNQLLFGLKSDFMTSTPWALKKMLEHLQLKYKNPIVMIHENGAASIADPSAGNAPDDEFRSQYLQDYIEATLESSRNGSNVQGYFVWSFLDVFEYLFGYRMGFGLYGVDFNSEERTRYQRHSAKWFTGFLRGGELRPVALPGQAYSQ